From the Ictalurus furcatus strain D&B chromosome 19, Billie_1.0, whole genome shotgun sequence genome, one window contains:
- the lamtor4 gene encoding ragulator complex protein LAMTOR4 gives MTTALTQGLERIPDQLGYLVISEDGVLASSGELENDERTAGVIMQMVRTACRFRLHGAAEPPLKRMSVMFEDYVYAVTISGQKVFVVKRQNNQREPVTA, from the exons atg ACTACTGCACTGACTCAGGGTTTGGAGAGAATACCGGACCAGCTTGGATATCTGGTGATCAGCGAGGACGGCGTGCTTGCC TCTTCAGGAGAGCTAGAGAATGATGAACGTACAGCAGGTGTGATCATGCAGATGGTCCGCACAGCATGTCGATTCAGGCTTCATGGCGCAGCTGAGCCTCCTCTTAAACGCATGTCAG TGATGTTTGAGGACTATGTTTATGCTGTGACTATCTCTGGACAAAAAGTGTTTGTAGTGAAACGTCAGAACAACCAACGGGAACCTGTGACTGCCTAG